A genomic segment from Daphnia carinata strain CSIRO-1 chromosome 1, CSIRO_AGI_Dcar_HiC_V3, whole genome shotgun sequence encodes:
- the LOC130691101 gene encoding insulin-like growth factor I, adult form, whose amino-acid sequence MLFRKIVILWMAVSHYGSSLSIPNNSIPKHYCGSSLSGALFSVCRENGFVTHFTPRTEFNRTTRGIIEECCINPCSEDQLSQYCQKKIARISIPIKRKRSQKFVDTNKVTKSKRSPTSACTCGNRIHSARSSKNKRKNRKRSTKARQTKDQSLRPSIDKAPMVTSTTESPSIVEAQYIDDWTWSGDEEGLFSVKSH is encoded by the exons atgCTTTTTCGGAAAATAGTAATTTTGTGGATGGCTGTGAGTCATTATGGGTCAAGCCTGTCAATTCCCAATAATTCTATTCCGAAACATTACTGTGGAAGCAGTTTGTCGGGCGcgcttttttctgtttgtaggGAAAATGGTTTTGTTACGCATTTTACACCCCGCACCGAGTTCAATC GAACCACGCGAGGAATAATTGAAGAATGTTGCATCAATCCCTGCTCAGAAGACCAATTGAGCCAATATTGccagaaaaaaattgccaggATTTCTATACCCATAAAAAG GAAACGATCACAGAAGTTCGTAGACACAAATAAAGTTACCAAAAGTAAGAGAAGCCCAACTTCGGCGTGCACATGTGGAAATAGAATCCATTCCGCGCGATCATCCAAG aataaaaggaaaaatcgtAAGCGTTCTACTAAAGCTCGTCAGACAAAAGATCAGTCTCTGCGCCCTTCCATCGACAAAGCACCTATGGTTACATCTACCACGGAAAGCCCATCTATTGTTGAAGCTCAGTATATCGACGATTGGACCTGGAGTGGAGACGAAGAGGGATTGTTTTCAGTCAAATCGCATTAG
- the LOC130691102 gene encoding myosin heavy chain 95F-like isoform X2, translating to MDNQKVWVPDVHRGFILGKVVDLGSEAITALPIEQGLKEIRCAYDRVYPAEEDDNKDVDDNCSLMFLNEATFLNNVALRYKRDQIYTYVANILIAVNPYFEIKGLYSKEAIKKYQGKSLGTLPPHVFAIVDKAFRDMRVLKQSQSIVVSGESGAGKTESTKYILRYLCESGGVAAGPIEQKILDANPLLEAFGNAKTTRNNNSSRFGKFIEIHFTSKYTIAGGFISHYLLEKSRIVTQSKEERNYHFFYQLCAGANEKLKQQLQLQSPDHFHYLSQGCTQYFLSKGSEVSLDPNRKSKEHRSRGSLNDPLLDDAKDFKQTDKAMSNLGMSDDEKLAIYSAVAAILHLGNITFEENAEDARGGCQMSKSSHQALRNASALIGVDPEELHHALLSRVMQPSKGGIKGTVIMVPLKVFEANNARDALAKAIYSRLFDYIVHRINQSIPFQSSVHYVGVLDIAGFEYFTVNSFEQFCINYCNEKLQQFFNERILKEEQCLYEKEGLGVKKIVYVDNQDCIDLIEARTSGIFCILDEESKLPKSSHTHFTSTVHSANPNHFRLALPRKSKLRDHREIRDDEGFLIRHFAGAVCYQTAKFIEKNNDALHASLECIIQDSHNPFLKGLFVSSTSSSSQQWKGKLSFISVGSKFRMQLNELMEKLRSTGTNFIRCVKPNLKMVDHLFEGGQILSQLQCSGMTSVLELMQQGYPSRAPFIDLYNIYKSILPPQLARLDPRLFCRSLFQALNLNDQDFKFGLTKVFFRPGKFAEFDTLMRSDPDHLRKLVNLVRQWLLKSRWKKAQWCALSVIKLKNKILYRAKQLIIIQKTVRMHLARKRYRPRIMALRQVRALQQSVQQSERIVHQLKDKQISVQQMQKLQADLENAAQSFKMNERITEKEIKMVLVKLEQQADEHMKTLKAKVEQQKSAEEQEKLRKIQEEMARERRRKEEEEQKRLEEEEHRRKRAEMEIKRKVEEETRKKQEEDDRQAAEQLQAELERNGVNQTRLLEQLEQERRDHELALRLAQETNGQVDDADLSSQLRRSDVVMLQRAAYAGKKYDLSKWKYSELRDTINTSCDIELLEACREEFHRRLKVYHAWKARNKKRTAVMDENQRVPQAVLDAASKPVLRPRASVMVPSDAQRFFRIPFVKPNADSSNSAPADKKGYWYAHFDGQWIARQMELHPDKSPVLLVAGRDDMQMCELSLDETGLTRKRGAEILEHEFVREWEKAGGATYVRPADRNRKAAITPTK from the exons ATGGACAACCAGAAAGTATGGGTCCCTGATGTTCACAGAGGTTTCATACTGGGTAAGGTAGTGGATTTAGGAAGTGAGGCAATAACTGCCCTGCCAATCGAACAAGGGCTGAAAGAGATAAGATGTGCATATGATCGTGTTTATCCTGCTGAAGAAGATGACAACAAAGATGTTGATGATAACT gttctttaatgtttttgaatgaagCAACTTTTCTAAATAATGTTGCATTACGTTACAAAAGAGATCAAATTTACACATATGTAGCCAACATCCTGATTGCAGTGAATCCTTACTTTGAAATCAAAGGGCTGTACAGCAAAGAGGCAATCAAGAAATACCAAGGGAAGTCTCTTGGAACATTGCCTCCACATGTCTTTGCTATag TTGACAAGGCTTTCAGAGATATGCGAGTTTTAAAGCAATCTCAGTCTATTGTGGTGTCAGGTGAATCTGGGGCGGGAAAAACTGAATCGACTAAATATATCCTTAGGTATCTTTGTGAATCTGGGGGAGTAGCAGCAGGACccattgaacaaaaaatccTAGATG CCAACCCTTTGTTAGAAGCTTTTGGTAATGCGAAAACAACGCGAAATAATAATAGCAGTCGTTTCGGAAAATTTATTGAGATCCATTTCACCTCTAAATATACCATTGCTGGTGGATTTATCTCGCATTACCTACTTGAGAAGTCACGTATCGTGACACAGAGTAAGGAAGAACGCaactatcattttttttatcaattgtGCGCTGGTGCAAATGAAAAACTGAAGCAACAGCTCCAACTGCAAAGCCCCGATCACTTTCATTATCTTTCCCAAGG CTGCACCCAGTACTTCCTTTCCAAAGGATCTGAGGTCTCATTAGATCCAAACAG AAAGAGTAAAGAACATCGTAGCCGCGGATCTTTGAATGATCCATTGCTTGATGATGCGAAAGACTTTAAGCAGACAGATAAAGCAATGAGTAATCTGGGAATGTCTGACGATGAAAAGCTTGCAATTTACTCGGCCGTCGCAGCTATCTTACATCTGGGGAATAtaacatttgaagaaaatgcaGAAGATGCTCGTGGTGGCTGTCAAATGTCAAAATCCAGTCATCAAGCATTGCGAAATGCCTCTGCTTTGATTGGTGTGGATCCAGAAGAGCTTCATCACGCTCTGCTTTCTCGAGTTATGCAACCAAGTAAAGGAGGGATAAAGGGCACCGTCATCATGGTACCACTTAAG GTATTCGAAGCCAACAATGCTCGTGATGCGCTAGCAAAAGCAATTTACAGTCGTCTTTTTGACTATATTGTTCATCGGATCAATCAAAGCATTCCATTCCAATCATCCGTGCATTACGTCGGTGTATTAGATATAGCAGGCTTCGAGTATTTCACCGTTAATAGTTTTGAGCAATTTTGCATCAACTATTGCAATGAAAAGCTCCAGCAGTTTTTCAATGAACGCATACTAAAGGAAGAACAGTGTTTGTATGAGAAGGAGGGACTAGGcgtgaaaaaaattgtgtatgTTGATAACCAAGATTGCATCGATCTGATTGAGGCTCGTACCAGTGGAATTTTTTGTATCCTTGATGAAGAATCAAAACTTCCGAAATCGAGTCACACACACTTCACTTCCACCGTTCATTCGGCCAATCCTAATCACTTCCGTTTAGCTCTGCCGCGAAAATCGAAATTGCGGGATCACCGGGAAATACGCGATGATGAAGGCTTTCTAATCCGCCATTTTGCTGGCGCTGTTTGCTACCAAACGGCCAAATTCATTGAGAAAAATAATGACGCCCTTCATGCTTCCCTGGAATGTATTATCCAAGACAGCCACAACCCATTCCTTAAAG GTTTATTCGTCTCCTCTACAAGTAGCAGCTCACAGCAGTGGAAAGGAAAATTGTCTTTCATTAGTGTCGGTTCCAAGTTTCGAATGCAACTCAATGAACTGATGGAAAAACTACGGAGCACCGGGACAAATTTCATCCGTTGTGTTAAGCCTAATCTCAAGATGGTTGATCATCTGTTCGAAGGGGGACAAATTCTCTCGCAGCTTCAGTGTTCAGGAATGACATCAGTTTTGGAACTGATGCAACAGGGTTACCCATCGAGAGCCCCATTTATCGATTTATACAATATCTATAAAAGTATATTGCCACCTCAACTTGCCCGCCTTGATCCCCGTCTATTCTGCAGGTCACTTTTCCAAG cGTTAAACCTTAACGATCaagattttaaatttggcttgACAAAAGTCTTTTTCCGTCCGGGAAAATTCGCCGAGTTCGATACACTGATGCGGTCTGATCCAGACCATTTGCGCAAACTCGTCAATCTCGTTAGACAATGGTTATTGAAATCACGCTGGAAGAAAGCTCAGTGGTGTGCGCTCAGCGTCATCAAGCTGAAGAATAAAATCCTGTACCGAGCCAAGCAATTAATTATTATACAAAAAACCGTCCGAATGCATTTGGCTCGTAAGAGATACCGTCCTCGAATCATGGCGTTGCGTCAAGTACGGGCCCTTCAGCAGTCCGTCCAACAATCAGAAAGGATTGTTCATCAGTTGAAGGATAAACAAATTTCAGTGCAACAAATGCAGAAGTTGCAAGCCGATCTGGAAAACGCTGCCCAGTCGTTTAAAATGAACGAACGTATTactgaaaaggaaataaagatGGTCCTTGTCAAACTCGAGCAACAGGCTGACGAACATATGAAAACTCTTAAAGCTAAAGTAGAACAGCAGAAATCGGCAGAAGAGCAAGAGAAATTAAGGAAAATCCAAGAAGAGATGGCTCGTGAACGTCGACgaaaagaggaagaggagCAAAAGCgactggaagaagaagagcaccGGAGAAAGAGagcagaaatggaaattaaacgtAAAGTGGAAGAggaaacacgaaaaaagcaAGAAGAGGATGACCGCCAGGCCGCCGAACAACTGCAAGCTGAACTGGAACGCAACGGTGTCAATCAAACTCGTCTGTTGGAACAACTGGAGCAAGAACGACGTGATCATGAGCTGGCTCTCCGTCTTGCCCAGGAAACCAATGGACAAGTGGATGATGCTGATCTAAGCAGTCAACTGCGTCGCTCAGATGTTGTTATGCTGCAAAGAGCTGCGTACgcaggaaaaaaatatgaccTCTCGAAATGGAAATATTCTGAGCTGCGTGACACTATCAATACATCTTGCGATATTGAATTGCTTGAG GCTTGTCGAGAAGAATTTCATCGCCGTTTAAAAGTTTACCACGCATGGAAAGCTCGCAATAAAAAGCGAACTGCCGTAATGGACGAGAACCAGAGGGTGCCCCAAGCT GTATTGGATGCTGCTAGCAAACCAGTACTTCGACCCAGGGCATCAGTGATGGTTCCGTCCGATGCACAGCGATTCTTTCGTATTCCATTTGTTAAACCAAATGCAGATTCTAGCAACAGTGCACCTGCCGATAAAAAGGGATATTGGTACGCCCATTTTGATGGGCAATGGATTGCAAGGCAGATGGAGTTGCATCCAGACAAGTCTCCTGTTTTACTAGTTGCTGGTCGTGACGACATGCAAATGTGCGAGTTAAGTCTTGATGAAACAGGCTTGACTCGTAAGAGAGGAGCAGAAATATTAGAACACGAATTCGTTCGAGAGTGGGAAAAGGCTGGAGGTGCCACCTACGTCCGGCCAGCTGATCGCAATCGCAAGGCTGCAATTACACCGACTAAATAA
- the LOC130691102 gene encoding myosin heavy chain 95F-like isoform X1 — protein sequence MATKGSIKAEVPPSAPNNAHVFKKEMMDNQKVWVPDVHRGFILGKVVDLGSEAITALPIEQGLKEIRCAYDRVYPAEEDDNKDVDDNCSLMFLNEATFLNNVALRYKRDQIYTYVANILIAVNPYFEIKGLYSKEAIKKYQGKSLGTLPPHVFAIVDKAFRDMRVLKQSQSIVVSGESGAGKTESTKYILRYLCESGGVAAGPIEQKILDANPLLEAFGNAKTTRNNNSSRFGKFIEIHFTSKYTIAGGFISHYLLEKSRIVTQSKEERNYHFFYQLCAGANEKLKQQLQLQSPDHFHYLSQGCTQYFLSKGSEVSLDPNRKSKEHRSRGSLNDPLLDDAKDFKQTDKAMSNLGMSDDEKLAIYSAVAAILHLGNITFEENAEDARGGCQMSKSSHQALRNASALIGVDPEELHHALLSRVMQPSKGGIKGTVIMVPLKVFEANNARDALAKAIYSRLFDYIVHRINQSIPFQSSVHYVGVLDIAGFEYFTVNSFEQFCINYCNEKLQQFFNERILKEEQCLYEKEGLGVKKIVYVDNQDCIDLIEARTSGIFCILDEESKLPKSSHTHFTSTVHSANPNHFRLALPRKSKLRDHREIRDDEGFLIRHFAGAVCYQTAKFIEKNNDALHASLECIIQDSHNPFLKGLFVSSTSSSSQQWKGKLSFISVGSKFRMQLNELMEKLRSTGTNFIRCVKPNLKMVDHLFEGGQILSQLQCSGMTSVLELMQQGYPSRAPFIDLYNIYKSILPPQLARLDPRLFCRSLFQALNLNDQDFKFGLTKVFFRPGKFAEFDTLMRSDPDHLRKLVNLVRQWLLKSRWKKAQWCALSVIKLKNKILYRAKQLIIIQKTVRMHLARKRYRPRIMALRQVRALQQSVQQSERIVHQLKDKQISVQQMQKLQADLENAAQSFKMNERITEKEIKMVLVKLEQQADEHMKTLKAKVEQQKSAEEQEKLRKIQEEMARERRRKEEEEQKRLEEEEHRRKRAEMEIKRKVEEETRKKQEEDDRQAAEQLQAELERNGVNQTRLLEQLEQERRDHELALRLAQETNGQVDDADLSSQLRRSDVVMLQRAAYAGKKYDLSKWKYSELRDTINTSCDIELLEACREEFHRRLKVYHAWKARNKKRTAVMDENQRVPQAVLDAASKPVLRPRASVMVPSDAQRFFRIPFVKPNADSSNSAPADKKGYWYAHFDGQWIARQMELHPDKSPVLLVAGRDDMQMCELSLDETGLTRKRGAEILEHEFVREWEKAGGATYVRPADRNRKAAITPTK from the exons ATGGCAACTAAAGGTTCTATAAAGGCAGAAGTGCCACCTTCTGCGCCCAATAATGCGCatgtgtttaaaaaagaaatg ATGGACAACCAGAAAGTATGGGTCCCTGATGTTCACAGAGGTTTCATACTGGGTAAGGTAGTGGATTTAGGAAGTGAGGCAATAACTGCCCTGCCAATCGAACAAGGGCTGAAAGAGATAAGATGTGCATATGATCGTGTTTATCCTGCTGAAGAAGATGACAACAAAGATGTTGATGATAACT gttctttaatgtttttgaatgaagCAACTTTTCTAAATAATGTTGCATTACGTTACAAAAGAGATCAAATTTACACATATGTAGCCAACATCCTGATTGCAGTGAATCCTTACTTTGAAATCAAAGGGCTGTACAGCAAAGAGGCAATCAAGAAATACCAAGGGAAGTCTCTTGGAACATTGCCTCCACATGTCTTTGCTATag TTGACAAGGCTTTCAGAGATATGCGAGTTTTAAAGCAATCTCAGTCTATTGTGGTGTCAGGTGAATCTGGGGCGGGAAAAACTGAATCGACTAAATATATCCTTAGGTATCTTTGTGAATCTGGGGGAGTAGCAGCAGGACccattgaacaaaaaatccTAGATG CCAACCCTTTGTTAGAAGCTTTTGGTAATGCGAAAACAACGCGAAATAATAATAGCAGTCGTTTCGGAAAATTTATTGAGATCCATTTCACCTCTAAATATACCATTGCTGGTGGATTTATCTCGCATTACCTACTTGAGAAGTCACGTATCGTGACACAGAGTAAGGAAGAACGCaactatcattttttttatcaattgtGCGCTGGTGCAAATGAAAAACTGAAGCAACAGCTCCAACTGCAAAGCCCCGATCACTTTCATTATCTTTCCCAAGG CTGCACCCAGTACTTCCTTTCCAAAGGATCTGAGGTCTCATTAGATCCAAACAG AAAGAGTAAAGAACATCGTAGCCGCGGATCTTTGAATGATCCATTGCTTGATGATGCGAAAGACTTTAAGCAGACAGATAAAGCAATGAGTAATCTGGGAATGTCTGACGATGAAAAGCTTGCAATTTACTCGGCCGTCGCAGCTATCTTACATCTGGGGAATAtaacatttgaagaaaatgcaGAAGATGCTCGTGGTGGCTGTCAAATGTCAAAATCCAGTCATCAAGCATTGCGAAATGCCTCTGCTTTGATTGGTGTGGATCCAGAAGAGCTTCATCACGCTCTGCTTTCTCGAGTTATGCAACCAAGTAAAGGAGGGATAAAGGGCACCGTCATCATGGTACCACTTAAG GTATTCGAAGCCAACAATGCTCGTGATGCGCTAGCAAAAGCAATTTACAGTCGTCTTTTTGACTATATTGTTCATCGGATCAATCAAAGCATTCCATTCCAATCATCCGTGCATTACGTCGGTGTATTAGATATAGCAGGCTTCGAGTATTTCACCGTTAATAGTTTTGAGCAATTTTGCATCAACTATTGCAATGAAAAGCTCCAGCAGTTTTTCAATGAACGCATACTAAAGGAAGAACAGTGTTTGTATGAGAAGGAGGGACTAGGcgtgaaaaaaattgtgtatgTTGATAACCAAGATTGCATCGATCTGATTGAGGCTCGTACCAGTGGAATTTTTTGTATCCTTGATGAAGAATCAAAACTTCCGAAATCGAGTCACACACACTTCACTTCCACCGTTCATTCGGCCAATCCTAATCACTTCCGTTTAGCTCTGCCGCGAAAATCGAAATTGCGGGATCACCGGGAAATACGCGATGATGAAGGCTTTCTAATCCGCCATTTTGCTGGCGCTGTTTGCTACCAAACGGCCAAATTCATTGAGAAAAATAATGACGCCCTTCATGCTTCCCTGGAATGTATTATCCAAGACAGCCACAACCCATTCCTTAAAG GTTTATTCGTCTCCTCTACAAGTAGCAGCTCACAGCAGTGGAAAGGAAAATTGTCTTTCATTAGTGTCGGTTCCAAGTTTCGAATGCAACTCAATGAACTGATGGAAAAACTACGGAGCACCGGGACAAATTTCATCCGTTGTGTTAAGCCTAATCTCAAGATGGTTGATCATCTGTTCGAAGGGGGACAAATTCTCTCGCAGCTTCAGTGTTCAGGAATGACATCAGTTTTGGAACTGATGCAACAGGGTTACCCATCGAGAGCCCCATTTATCGATTTATACAATATCTATAAAAGTATATTGCCACCTCAACTTGCCCGCCTTGATCCCCGTCTATTCTGCAGGTCACTTTTCCAAG cGTTAAACCTTAACGATCaagattttaaatttggcttgACAAAAGTCTTTTTCCGTCCGGGAAAATTCGCCGAGTTCGATACACTGATGCGGTCTGATCCAGACCATTTGCGCAAACTCGTCAATCTCGTTAGACAATGGTTATTGAAATCACGCTGGAAGAAAGCTCAGTGGTGTGCGCTCAGCGTCATCAAGCTGAAGAATAAAATCCTGTACCGAGCCAAGCAATTAATTATTATACAAAAAACCGTCCGAATGCATTTGGCTCGTAAGAGATACCGTCCTCGAATCATGGCGTTGCGTCAAGTACGGGCCCTTCAGCAGTCCGTCCAACAATCAGAAAGGATTGTTCATCAGTTGAAGGATAAACAAATTTCAGTGCAACAAATGCAGAAGTTGCAAGCCGATCTGGAAAACGCTGCCCAGTCGTTTAAAATGAACGAACGTATTactgaaaaggaaataaagatGGTCCTTGTCAAACTCGAGCAACAGGCTGACGAACATATGAAAACTCTTAAAGCTAAAGTAGAACAGCAGAAATCGGCAGAAGAGCAAGAGAAATTAAGGAAAATCCAAGAAGAGATGGCTCGTGAACGTCGACgaaaagaggaagaggagCAAAAGCgactggaagaagaagagcaccGGAGAAAGAGagcagaaatggaaattaaacgtAAAGTGGAAGAggaaacacgaaaaaagcaAGAAGAGGATGACCGCCAGGCCGCCGAACAACTGCAAGCTGAACTGGAACGCAACGGTGTCAATCAAACTCGTCTGTTGGAACAACTGGAGCAAGAACGACGTGATCATGAGCTGGCTCTCCGTCTTGCCCAGGAAACCAATGGACAAGTGGATGATGCTGATCTAAGCAGTCAACTGCGTCGCTCAGATGTTGTTATGCTGCAAAGAGCTGCGTACgcaggaaaaaaatatgaccTCTCGAAATGGAAATATTCTGAGCTGCGTGACACTATCAATACATCTTGCGATATTGAATTGCTTGAG GCTTGTCGAGAAGAATTTCATCGCCGTTTAAAAGTTTACCACGCATGGAAAGCTCGCAATAAAAAGCGAACTGCCGTAATGGACGAGAACCAGAGGGTGCCCCAAGCT GTATTGGATGCTGCTAGCAAACCAGTACTTCGACCCAGGGCATCAGTGATGGTTCCGTCCGATGCACAGCGATTCTTTCGTATTCCATTTGTTAAACCAAATGCAGATTCTAGCAACAGTGCACCTGCCGATAAAAAGGGATATTGGTACGCCCATTTTGATGGGCAATGGATTGCAAGGCAGATGGAGTTGCATCCAGACAAGTCTCCTGTTTTACTAGTTGCTGGTCGTGACGACATGCAAATGTGCGAGTTAAGTCTTGATGAAACAGGCTTGACTCGTAAGAGAGGAGCAGAAATATTAGAACACGAATTCGTTCGAGAGTGGGAAAAGGCTGGAGGTGCCACCTACGTCCGGCCAGCTGATCGCAATCGCAAGGCTGCAATTACACCGACTAAATAA
- the LOC130691328 gene encoding pyridoxal-dependent decarboxylase domain-containing protein 1-like, with product MDIESVYESSKELLDGSGKEGSDTETILETEEIGSTSVKNANEVLTKFRAIIAEYLHDDTVLDGLDDVTKGVLGSYSLAGYLDYAIPSGKEIVITKLLQNCCFQLQDFLRVSDGICYAHEEATTAVVQLIQMQLLNLYPKYSTQGYEALYSCPPTIYISPLCIPSLANAVCKKLGFPSSCVKVMKMNGHELHKMEKSLQEDLAAKRVPIMIIASCGSHHTGQVDNLVAISQLSQRFNAWLHLEGHLINHLSLHDQPKKTLQVADSLHLDLRQLLGIPSLPYVTMYRHCEIALQRAACLTPSHCSPFSVVPLWFALQNLDSATISNRFRSAVELSRMLINRLVTIPNIQIMSHVPKTIKPSSSTELKDTLTEDLECVQLGEVVESNGDETSEVKKIEIVEEIGDLPGRNDSPVEEDEVNNVHDDDTELCDNEKTKPEVLMDSIVPVVVFQYRPKAKEIGECPGNLLDDLNLWLVQVLERACEEIHMDIIDIDDSGYALRFSPYDCKSFPSIDNLQKFLENLDQQLEILNATVDHKKTLNKIIEVSGGELQLVELPGWAGLGGVRYLPAAWRSANTEQLPDQGKEEINRINRELVAKLKETDSAFSLGEGRDGLSCVRFGMVVAITDVEALANLVRQTGLDLEASTLALETMAVMIRKGIEEAQAELQRETEEKLWQEGLLRHIPVVGSLVNYFSPPQKTSIKGRCLNLQNGRIEKSDVMIHAVPVEEASDALDNQEMPLVASEEINDAPDE from the exons atggacATAGAAAGCGTTTATGAATCATCAAAAGAATTGTTGGATGGTAGTGGAAAAGAAGGTTCCGACACAGAAACCATATTAGAAACCGAAGAAATCGGTTCCACTTCAGTGAAAAATGCTAACGAAGTGCTAACTAAGTTTCGAGCTATTATCGCGGAGTATTTGCACGATGATACCGTCCTTGATGGCCTTGATGATGTGACAAAAGGCGTTCTTGGCTCCTACTCCTTAGCAGGATATCTCGATTATGCCATTCCATCgggaaaagaaattgttatCACCAAACTTTTACAGAATTGCTGCTTTCAACTACAAGATTTTCTTAG aGTTTCAGATGGAATCTGCTATGCCCATGAGGAAGCAACGACAGCAGTTGTCCAGTTAATTCAGATGCAACTTTTGAATCTTTATCCtaaatacag CACACAAGGCTATGAAGCTTTATACTCCTGTCCACCCACCATTTACATAAGCCCCTTGTGTATCCCATCTTTGGCTAATGCTGTATGTAAAAAGCTTGGATTCCCAAGTAGTTGTGTTAAGgtcatgaaaatgaatggcCATGAACTtcataaaatggaaaaatcaTTGCAAGAAGATCTTGCTGCTAAAAGGGTTCCAATAATGATTATTGCCTCTTGTGGATCACATCATACAGGCCAAGTTGATAATTTGGTAGCCATCTCTCAACTTTCACAGCGTTTTAATGCCTGGCTTCATCTTGAGGGGCATCTGATAAACCACCTAAGCCTGCATGATCAGCCCAAAAAG ACTCTTCAGGTAGCTGATAGTTTGCATTTGGACCTAAGGCAGTTACTTGGTATTCCCAGCCTCCCATATGTG ACAATGTACCGTCATTGTGAAATAGCTCTTCAACGAGCTGCCTGCTTGACGCCGTCCCACTGCTCGCCTTTCAGCGTAGTTCCTTTGTGGTTTGCCCTTCAG AATTTGGACTCCGCAACCATCAGCAATCGCTTTCGATCGGCGGTTGAACTTAGCAGGATGCTAATCAATCGCCTTGTCACCATTCCTAACATTCAAATAATG aGCCATGTACCAAAGACTATCAAACCGTCAtcaagtacggaattgaaagACACCTTAACCGAAGATTTAGAGTGTGTTCAACTAGGGGAAGTCGTCGAAAGTAACGGCGATGAAACATCCGAAGTAAAAAAGATAGAGATAGTGGAAGAAATAGGGGATTTGCCTGGAAGAAATGATTCACCcgttgaagaagatgaagtaAATAACGTTCATGATGATGACACAGAGCTATGtgataatgaaaaaacaaagccCGAG GTCTTAATGGATAGTATCGTTCCGGTTGTAGTATTTCAGTATCGCCCTAAAGCTAAAGAAATTGGGGAATGTCCTGGAAACCTGTTAGACGATTTGAATTTATgg TTGGTTCAAGTTTTGGAACGAGCCTGTGAAGAAATTCATATGGACATTATAGACATTGACGACAGTGGATATGCACTTCGTTTTTCGCCATACGATTGCAAATCATTCCCATCCATAGATAACCTACAGAAATTTCTTGAAAACCTTGACCAGCAGTTG GAAATTTTGAATGCAACTGTTGATCATAAGAAAACACTTAACAAAATTATAGAAGTAAGCGGTGGAGAACTTCAGTTGGTGGAATTACCTGGATGGGCAGGGCTTGGAGGAGTGAG ATATTTACCTGCTGCTTGGCGATCAGCCAACACTGAACAATTACCTGACCAAGGCAAGGAAGAAATTAACAGGATAAACAGAGAGCTTGTTGCAAAGTTGAAGGAAACAGATTCTGCTTTTTCCTTAG gcgAAGGAAGGGATGGCTTATCTTGTGTTCGTTTTGGAATGGTTGTGGCCATTACCGATGTTGAAGCTTTAGCTAATTTAGTGCGTCAAACTGGACTTGATCTCGAGGCATCAACTTTGGCACTTGAAACCATGGCAGTGATGATTCGAAAAGGTATAGAGGAAGCACAAGCTGAATTACAGCGGGAAACAGAAGAGAAACTTTGGCAGGAGGGTTTGCTGCGGCATATTCCCGTAGTGGGATCCCTTGTCAATTATTTCTCACCGCCACAGAAAACGTCCATCAAGGGACGATGCCTAAATTTGCAAAATGGCCGAATAGAAAAAAGTGATGTTATGATTCACGCTGTACCAGTGGAAGAGGCATCTGATGCATTAGACAACCAAGAAATGCCTTTAGTCGCTAGTGAAGAAATCAATGACGCACCCGATGAGTGA
- the LOC130691329 gene encoding diphosphoinositol polyphosphate phosphohydrolase 2-like yields MVKDKPNSTRVYDDDGYRKRAACVCVKENDQNQILLVSSSNESSSWIVPGGGLEPEEIPPETAVREVMEEAGVSGRLGVCLGVFENNERKHRTTVYVLHVTDELSEWDDSKTIGRRRKWFQFDEALDHLTAHKPLMAQWLLNIAKAGAPR; encoded by the exons ATGGTGAAAGATAAGCCAAATTCGACTCGGGTGTATGATGACGATGGTTATCGAAAAAGGGcagcttgtgtgtgtgtcaaagAAAATGACCAAAATCAA ATTCTCCTTGTATCATCTTCCAATGAGAGCAGCAGTTGGATAGTTCCTGGTGGTGGGCTTGAGCCTGAAGAAATACCTCCCGAAACTGCGGTTCGAGAAGTCATGGAAGAGGCTGGCGTTTCCGGTCGTCTGGGCGTTTGTCTAGGTGTTTTTGAA AACAACGAGAGAAAACATCGAACTACTGTCTACGTTCTACATGTAACAGATGAACTATCTGAATGGGACGATTCAAAAACAATCG GGAGGCGTCGTAAATGGTTTCAGTTTGACGAAGCCCTTGATCATTTAACTGCTCACAAGCCTCTGATGGCTCAATGGCTGCTGAACATAGCAAAAGCTGGCGCCCCAAGATAA